The region TTGGTTTCTTTCTTGGAGCTAGAGATTGTCTTGGTGAGATAAATTTACCTTTCCGTCCTTGTGTACTCACATAATATATGAACATCACTAGGAAGACatgtatatttattaaaaaaaaactaacgcATAATGTATATATGGCATACTTAATAAAAACTAATTCATATTATCTTTAATGCTTTGAGATTAGGCCTTTAAAatttgcccacaaaaactttgataGGTCCCCCAAAGCATTCATGGATAATATCCACATTTCAGACATGTGTTCTTGTTCTCCGTATGTAACAaaatttgttgaattccattttttgttatattaatgtttaattttattttgaatgAACTCCCTTAAAGTAACTAATTAGGTTCTTGTAAAAGATAAGTTTGGTTAGGGGTGACCAAAAACCAAACCGACTAAAGAAAAACCGATAAAACCGCAATAAACCGCAacagaaaaaccgaaaccgatgcAAAACCCAATGGTGCAGATTTAATTTTTGCAAAAACCGAAGGTcaacggtgcggtgcggtttttatCCAAAAAACCGGTccgcaaaaaccgaaccgcaccgcaagcatgtatattaataaatcaattaatatatattatatacatgctatttaaaatacttataaacgataatatatttattatatgtttaCTTTGTTTTTGTGTAAGACTATATGGggtacaaaacaaattttctattGTTAACCAAATGTACTAATCGACATGTGTAATAAGATTGTAACAAATTAAGACAAAGTTAACCAACCTTCGATTATTAATTAGTTTGTGAGAGTAGTCACATGGTCTTACGCTTTAAAAAACCGTACCAATAAACATAAAAAACTGCATCAAAGTTTAGACATGGTTTAAAACCGAAACCGCACCGATACAAACCGAAACCGCATTTAAAAACCGTAAAACCGAACCGTTGCAAAACCGCACCCAACGGTTTTAAGAATGCAAAAACCGCACCATACGGTTTGTGGTTCGGTTTGGCCTTAaaaccgcaccatgctcacccctaaGTTTGGTGATGCTTGATTTCACCCTTTTGGAATGAGGTTGTAAAGAATCTAAGAGAAgaatattatattattaatttgtGAGTTTTTGACTTCTATTACGTGACTCTTATTAGGTGAAATATTACTATTTTTCCATCATAATAGCATTCAATGGCATTCAATATGCAACTAAAAGTAGCATGATTTCTTCAATCATATTAGCATTCAATGGcacaaacacaaaaaaaaacttttattttactgTGACAAACAAAAAAGGACCACTAAAAGCCTAAAACCGGCAGTGGCATAAAAAGTGTCATTATAAGGTTTTAGTCGGAACGTTTCTAATGACACTTATTATGTGTGCCGCGGATTCTTTGGGATGCCTTTAGTGGCATTTTTTGAGGTTTTTAGTGGCACATTTTGTGTGCCACTAAATGACATATTTTTTTAGCggtatatattaataaacattgtGCACAAGAACCAGTTTATTACCACCAAAATAAGTGTAATATGATCAATTATGTTGTGCAATAGACTTTATTTTTTGGGGAGCGAGATAAATATGCATAATTAATTAAAAAGATCGAGCCCATTATTGGAAAAATCTTGATCATGAACGTTTGGAAGATCCACTCTTTAGGacaatataacaccaaaacaaaAAGTACCTTTATTTTaattagaaaacataaaaacGAACTAAAAGAAAAACGCATTAAATCGAAAAGCTGTAGATGAGAGCAAAGGTCATGTGAGTCAGAAGTGTAAGTCTGTTTCAGGGGGTTGGTATGAAAGTACCTTAGTGGCCATCCTCCATTATGCCAAACTTCCTTTGAGAAAAAGCTCTGAAGTACAATAGCTTATCTAATGAAAAGAAATAGATTAAGATTTGACGATGATTGCAATAAATCAAAACATGAATTATATATTACTAAATCACTATCATTTAGTTATTATCAGTGGTAGATCAACACTAATATTTAAGAATGACATCTACCTTAACATTCAGGGCGCCTTCTCCATACAATTATCATATTTGAGTAGATTCTTGTCAATGTAAGGTAGTGGCATTCGGCTTCTGTTTAGGATGTATTCTCCGGTTGTTACCTGAAATCCTGTGAGATCTCCACCAATAATGTGATTCCATGACTTGTAATAAGACAACGCATCTTCTCCATCTGTGTCTCCATCATCATACACAAAACTAACCCCACACTCCTTTGTAACTTCATTAGCAAAAAGTAATGGGTTCCACGTCACAGCAATAGTAACTTTGTCACCACATTCCATCTCATTTATCCCAAACATCCAATGGCTTAACAATGTTAAAGACTTTACACCGACATTAAATAATCTGTCAATGTAATGTTCATATATCCAGGTGCGGTTCTGTGTTATATTACTAGTTATGATAACCGGAACACCAAGGAACTCATCCTCTATAGATCCACATGTCAGCACACAACAGAAATTCAATCCTTTGAGGTTGTTAGGAGATGATGGGATGGTAAATGATATTGATGGGCCCATGCTTTTCTCCGTAATCCAATTCGGCATCTCTTCACCTCCATAGATTGTGCTGAATATTCCAAATTCATAAAACATCTGCCAAATACAACCACCTTCATTAATCACCACAATAATTATATATGCATAGATATTCACAGAGACATATAGTTGACTAGAGCAAACCTGGATTTCAGATTCCTCTCTTCTACCGTCAAAATAAGTTCCTAAGCGCCTTCCAATAAGAAAGTCTAGCTTCGTCCAACCCAGTGCACGTAATACCGTTTCCTCAACACCTTCCATTGATTGTATTTTGACTAAGCCATTAATTTCAAATGAAGAAGATGCTAACAAATTCCGGTTTATTACAAGCTCGAAATGGGACATTTCAGGATCAAATACAACTTTTCGTAGCATAGGCTTATTAGAATCATTATAGAGTTGCATAAATCTTAGTGTATGTGGAGGATGCTCGACCGACATCAACATATTACAGTTTACCATACTGAGTATCTCAATCATAGGAAGGCTTCTCACACAACTCGGCAGCGAAACAATAGGATTGTAGTCTAAATATAACTCCTTTAGCATGACTAGGCAACTAAAGTCCACGGGAAAGGATTCAGTCGACAAATTGTTATCGGCAAGTGACAACCTTACTAAAGATCTTGGTAAAGGAATCGTAAAGAACTTCAAATCACTTGGTATAGCCTCAAGAACCACAGAGGAAGATGTCTTTGTGTTTGTGCCAATGCTACTCTTGAGTTGTATCATTGAATTTGTATCTCTAATCTTGATTTGAGATTCACCGAGACTACATCCCTTTAGCAACAATGTTTTAACCTTCTTCAATAAGCCTATGCTTCTTAGAAGCTTTTCAAGCTTGTTGCAGTAGCTCATGTCAATGAGGACAAGTTCAACGCATTGATCAATTGACTCACAAACCTCAAGCAAACCAATGCAACCTCTAAGTATTAACCTCTCAAGTTTAGGGAAGTGGCTAAAGCCACCAAGAGTATGGAGTTGTTCACAGAAACTTAAATTAAGAATCTTCAACGATCCGAGCAACCTTTTTTCTTTTGAGCATGATCCAATCAATTGCTAAAATTGAGATAAGTTAGAATAGTAGTGAATAttatcaactcaaatataaaagtAATAAATGGATATAATTTACCTTTAGCCTCTTATGAAGTCGTTGTGGATAACTGTAACAAATTCCAAATGATTCTATATTACTATATGACATGTCAAGAGCAACCAGATTTTCCATTGGCAAGTCTGAAGGTATAGACTTCAAAGGGAACCCATGCATACACAACCATCTTAATTCTTTTGGAAAATTCTTGTATGAGCCGGTTATTTGCACATAATTGAGTTGTAGAAGCATTAGCCTATCCATCTTACTcaatacatttgttttcaaagcAGATGATCCATTTAAGGTCTCTTTCTCATGCATTCTCATGTCAAGGGCAAGGCCTAGAACATTTTCTATACCCTAATAAGAAAGGGGATGAAAGAATATTTTTAAATGTAATAGAAATGTATTTAGAAATATAAAatggtttaatatatatatatatatatatatatatatatatatatatatatatatatatatatatatatatatatatatatatatatatatatatatatatatatatatatatatatatatggcctcTAACCTTTTTTTCTTTCAGCATTTTGAGTGACTCCTCATGACACCATAATCGACTTTGTTCCCATGGATTGTCAAGTGCTTCTTTACGTGCTAGGAATCTTCCCATCTCTTGAACCAATTGATGCATAATTAATTCGATATTCATCAATTCATTATTCCATCTCAAACTAAGGAGGCATTTGTCAATAAGATTCGTGAACCcagatcttgtgtctatatcacaTGCCTCTAATATTGTTTTAGTAACATCTTTATCCATTCCAACAAAAAAACAAGCAATATGCTTAAACAAGTCTTTATCATTTTTGAACAACAAAGAGTCAAAGCTCATTCTCAAGACATTACTTATAGGGGGGCCGTTTTCTTTCTTTAGCCCTTTTATGTACCCCTTCCAGTAAATTAGATCTCGATTATGTAGACACTTCCCCAAAACTTCAAGAGCCATTGGATGTCCTTCACAATACTTCACTAGCTCTTTTGACATCTCTTCGTAACCCTCCTTGGGATCGTTGCACATGAATGCATGAAAACACAAAAGTTTTTGTGAATCGATCTCAGATAAGCCTTTAAGCTTGTACATTGCATGTTTGGGTTTTATGTTCGTTTTGAATAGTGCACAACTCTTTGTCAACCATGAGTCTTTTGTTGTTATCAGTATTTTGGTTCCTGCATGAAAACCTTCACTTCGAAGTAAGCTATCGAGTTGGGTGAGTGTACTAATATCATCTAGaactaaaaacatttttttttttgctagtACATTTGCTATCATTGATGTGTATAAAGAATTATCATGAACTTCAACTGAAATTGGTTTTGAAATGTCATCATAGAGTTGCTTTTGTACATCAAACATTCCATTAGATTTTTCGTCACATCTCCTAGTGATATCTTCAATGAATCCGCTTGTGGCAAATTCATGAGAATGTAGCACATAGACATATTTGGCTAAAGACGTCTTCCCGATCCCACCAAAACCGAATAGAGTAAGTATATTTGTTGTATGTAAAGAGGCATCTTTCAACCATGAGGTGACAAATTTAACGGAATTTTCCATCCCAATAAGGTGTGGAAGTGGCATCCTTGAGGATATGTGTAATCTACGAAAGATTTCATTAACAATTTCGTCAATAAGCTCCACCTCTAGCCTGAAATTTGATTTTAGTAAGAACCAAAAAATATAATCCAGAAAAACTAACATGGCATACTGGAGATTTAGTTTTTAGAAAAATCTAAATCAAGGTTATATCATAATTCATATTATCATGTTCTTTAATTAAGTTTTCCGACCATAAACATTATCATATATTCACTTCTACCCATATAAGCATCTAATATGCAAAGTGATAATTATTATCTATAATAAGACCAGAGCTATCAATGTAATACAAGATTCCAAATATTATTTTGTTTGTACAAAACCATCAAAACCAAATATCCATGTGGTATTGCGTGAATCAGATGTCACTGAATGGTTATAGCTAGCCTTTGCTATTTACAATAACATTTATATATCATAATAACATATTATAtgattagtttataacccgtgagaatcacaattataaaactaatttaactttgatattaaaaaatcaaaactaTTAATCAATTATTAGGGGTGTTCAAATGCGGATATCCGAAAAATTCGGATACTAGATATTGATATCCgtatccgtatccgaaatttcggatacccGAAATTtggatatccgaattttcggatacaGATTCGGATAGGTGTACGGGTATCCGAAAATTTTATCTTGCTATTATTTCTCAACCaataaaacaactataaataaaccTTTTAGCATAAAGTAGACTAATTGTATGAACTTAAATAGTATATAAACTCAAAAATACTATACACATAAAATGTTAATGTTTTTCTTCATCATTAATGCATAGTATCCAAAGATCCATTTATCACTACAAAGCTTCCAATCGTTTCCAAACAGTTTTGGTTAATTTTCAAACATTTCCTACCTTTCACTAAATAAACTTCATGTAGTCAATGAAAAACCACTTTTAAAATGCTTACAAATAAATTGAATATATAACAAAGCTACGATTTGTGAATTAAAACTTACTTTTAAAATATGTATAGTGAATTGAAAATGATAAGAGGTAGTAATGGATTCAGTATGAatttttcggatatccgaatttttcggatatccgaaattttcggataatatcggatcggatttttaaattttcGGATCGGATATCGGATATCGGATTTTTTTGAACAGCCCTAACTAAGTGTAAcgtccatgtattacatgagttcgTTTATgatgaaaattaaatataaaattctaaacatttgaaaagtttaaatttataagaaaaataaggaaaatattcaattattaaaattaaagtatttttttcttttaattttaaataaataatttagatAGATAAATAAAGAAACTAATGtagttttaatttagaaatttagaaattagaaagaaagtcaattaatgaagttgatatgcatttattattatatttattataattattatatttaaatattatatagaaTATTTTAGAAtagaaaaaaccataaaatgatatgtggaaaaaaaattatttaaaataaccataaaatgacatgcagcaaaataaatgagaatgtgacatgtgacaaaaaaatatttttatttattagagtagatttgaAGGTAGTAAGTAGAATGATATAAAAACTAGTAAAATTAAAACCATCTTAAATGTGGTTTACGAattaaaagacaaaactgcaaaaatggtccctgtggtttctcaTTTTATGTGGTTACGGtccaaacatttgaaaagttgcaGATATGGTCATTCTCAAcaagttttgttgtggttttggtccctcatcTGTTAGTTGGCTGTTAACTtccttaaaatgacaattttaccccagGGACCATTTTCtcagttttgtcttttaccatactataaggaccatttttgcatacattcttttttattttattgaattattatatattaatagctattatttttaatatataatattatatattaataaatattcttttattggattattaatttattttagttgatttcgtttaatttttttttgttggagtaattcttttttattgaattattatatatcaatacatatagtttttaataaataatatttatgtcataataaatattatattattggattattaatttattttagttaatttttgtaattccttttcttaattatttttcattggattattacttttaatttattattttattcatatattaatattgttttttttattattaatttattttagttaattctatttttaaatttttttttgtcgaggtaattcttttttattgaattattataaatcagtacatatagtttttaatatataatatttatatcataataaatattatattatgggattattatatataacaaaacaatattttttttgaattattaatttcttttagttgattctttttataatttcttttttgttggagcaattattttttattagaatattatatatcaataaatattaattttaatatataatatttatattataataaataatacattattggattattaacttttgtaatttcttttttgttttttcgaATTATTAAattattgaattattacttttaaatttattatttttttaagataataaatattatcgtgttggatttttattttatttttaatgtatactattaattgtttttaattttattagcaCTACAAAGTTGCCGAAATACATAAAAGTATCACTTATCATCCTTAAAAATTGGCAGGTTCACCTCCAAACACCTACATCGGAGGTTCAATAGATACCCTATCCTATTCCACCCAGCAAACGCTGGTAGCCACCTGCGACAACCACTTCATAATCCAGTGGAATCCTTCATATCCCACATATTGCACAACAAACCCCTATAACAATTATAAGTGGTGGTGGTGACCGAGTGATGGTGGTGATATTTTCCCTATGGTTTCTCATTATAAGCTACATGAAATGAAAGTGTTTGGAAGTGGTCCTAACGATTTCGATGATGAGAGACGACGATTTGGCGTATCCCACGATTTTGTGGTGGAACCAATAAAATTAACGAGAagtattattataaattaaaaataaattaataatccaataaaataatatttagtatatgaagaaaataataaattaaatgtaataatccaataaaaatagtttaaaaaaagaaattacaaaaTTAACTGCAAGAAAATAATAAACCAATAatctaatatttattatgatataaatattatatactaaaaactatatgtactgatttataataattcaataaaaaaattacttcgacaaaaaaaaaattaaaatagaattaactaaaataaattaataatccaaataAAACGATATTTagtatatgaataaaataataaattaaaagtaataatccaataaaaataattaaaaaaaaggaattacaaaaattaactaaaaaattaataatccaataatataatatttattatgatataaatattatttattaaaaactatatgtattgatgtataataattcaataaaaaataattattccaacaaaaaaaataaacgaaatcaactaaaataaattagtaatccaataaaagaatatttattaatatataatattatatattaaaaataatatctattcataaataatacttcaataaaataaaaaagaatgtatgcaaaaatggtccttatagtatggtaaaagacaaaactgcaaaaatggtccctggaggtaaaattgtcattttaaggaAGTTAACAGCCAACTAGCAGACGAGagaccaaaaccacaacaaaacttgttgaaaaggacaaaatctgcaacttttcaaacgtttggaccgtaaccacataaaataagaaaccacagggaccatttttgcagttttgtcgaattaaaagcatataaacatCATTAAATGGATTATCTAAATGAatttatttataacaaaataCTAAATGCACAGCAAGTTGAATGGTCAACCTACATATATCTATACTAACAAATAAAATTCATTTTGTCACATTTTGTTCTCTCATTCAATTAACCATatttcattttgtcataattttgaaatatttattttacatttgtcatttactttattttttaatttttcaatatatcattaatttagttttcaTAAATTAAACATATCAATATGACtattaatttgaaatttgaaatttcaattttcttttcaaataaatttagagTTTAAACTTTCGTATtcaacattttgttataattaacctatTTAGTACATGGGTCTAACAGCTAAgcacataattttattttatatttatttttttgcatgtttttttatatttttttctgataattttcatttatttcaaattccaaattccaaaaacttattatttaatcattcgtatttaacattttgttttaatcaacaaCTATGGCATACATGTCTCACAAATAGTGAATTAATTTATGAAATCACGTAATTGCAAAACATAGATTCAGCAACTAGAATTTACTTAAGACATccaaatttaaatacataaaaaatatgcctatttatgaagaaatgtattGAAATTCATAAGGAAAAAAGATGATATTGACTTTTCATGtgctaattaattaatattaaaggTGTATGGAAATATGGGTAACAAAGTGGTTACCTGCCATTTGCAACCATCCCTTTCAAATCTACAACTTCCGAAAGCGCTTTATTCCATAGGTCTATCTTTTGAGCCCATTTACTTCTTTTATCTGCATTTGTCTCTGCCTCCATCATCCGTCTATGCTTAGTCATGGCATCTCCAAAACTACTTTCTTTCTTCATGACATCGGTGGGTGCAACATGATAAAAGATGGGGATTACAACAAGGTTGGATGTCCTTCGTTGCTCAAGGATTAGCACCAACTCATCAAGGCACCACCTTGAAGTGGCATAATGCTTGGACAACACAATAACATAAGCCCTAGATGCTTTAATTGCACTCTCCAATTCTGGTTTAAGATCTTCCCCTGTTTCAATCTCTTCATCATCCAAGAAGGTAGTGATATTGGCATGCACGAGGGCATTATAAAGGTGATTTGTGAAACTATGACGAGTGTCAAGACCTCTAAAACTTAAAAACACGTCATATCTATGACATTGaattgatgaagaagatgaagatcctTCTGAAAGATCAGAGAGAACAACCATGATGAGTTATGGGTAGAGGACCGTTCGCCCTCCCCACGATTTTGTGTATTTAATTCTTGTTTCTCCTTATATGTGGGTGTATCCCAAtaagttcaaaactcttactccAGATATCATCAATTATCAATTGATTTCACCGTTTATCTCTTGTGTCTCTCAAAAAGTAAGTATTGTGTTGTTATGTTTTTAAACCCACGCTTTCCTCACCTCTGCCTCAATCTCAGGATCCAATACATAATGTCTCTACTGAAAATCCAAATTATTATTAGCTTCAGAACTTAAGTATAATCAACAATTTAAACCTCAATAATGATACCTTATAttctacaaaataaaaaaattgaagtGCTTAAAAAGCAATACATATGCACCTCCAAACTTTTCCATGTGAATTTTAAGTGTAGCGTTTAAAGAACAatcttttgaaatttgaattgatCTATCCAAATAATATGAATTTGAAACTAACAAGTCACACTGCAtattaacttttaattacaaaGTCTATGGTACATGAATCTTCATAGGTAAATGCACTTGatacacaaatatatatacatattactaTCAATTGTCAGTAGCATCTTCTTTTTGAAAAAGATGTGTCGACTTTTCtttgaacccccccccccccccccccgggaaCAGGAGTTCAAGTTAACCTAACCTGAGTTTTAACTACAACCTCATATGAAAAGACTATCAACGGTATGCCCAAGCACGCAAATGAGAAACTGGCCAAAAGTTATCGTATTCAAAAGTAGATATTATCCGAGTTTCCTCTTCTGGTGCAACTATATATGAGCATGTCAATGAAGGGTTGATTATGTGACAAACGTGACTTAAGTGAAAAAGTGATAAGGGGAACATCACCAGTCAATTTACCATTATTCAGTCGAAAATTTAAGCTTGTTCATTATCAGTGTTAGGCTTACAGTTCAGGATCACAAAGAATCATACGTAGAGAATCGTGTTTGTGAATTAGAAGATATAAAGGAATTAAAAGAAGTACATGTTGGACTCTGTAGTACACTGACTGAAATACAAACTGAAAAAAAGTGACTGAGATAATCGAAATTTCAATCCCCTGCTAATGAACAAACAAATGATTATGATGTGATATACGATTAATAAGATAAAATTGCCTACAATACCTTATAAGAATGCCTTCATAGTTCCCTGCCTATAGAGCTACAGGGGGACCTGAAGCGGCGAGAATAGCTAATAAACCAACAGCGACGCGACAAAGAAGGATGACGAGAAAAAAACTACAGAAGGAAAGACGGGAATTTGCCGAGTATACGGTGAGTCAACGAGGAAGAAAGGGAGAGGCGAGAGAGGAAAGACAGAACGTTGGGTTGTGGAGAGGGCATCACgttatgtttatttttattattctaATAACCAATTGCTAATCAATATTTCAATATATTACACTATATATCAATTTGCAACGTGGGTGAAAGTTTCTATTGACCGTTTGCaacctcttcatttttataaatagCATATTTTATCttctattttttaaatattttataaaattatatttttcatccttctattttttttaatgtcactTTAACGCCTTTCATTTTAAACTTTTAGTCAAGCTTCTCTAGGTTTCGAcatacatttttttattatt is a window of Lactuca sativa cultivar Salinas chromosome 1, Lsat_Salinas_v11, whole genome shotgun sequence DNA encoding:
- the LOC111916445 gene encoding disease resistance protein RUN1, which gives rise to MVVLSDLSEGSSSSSSIQCHRYDVFLSFRGLDTRHSFTNHLYNALVHANITTFLDDEEIETGEDLKPELESAIKASRAYVIVLSKHYATSRWCLDELVLILEQRRTSNLVVIPIFYHVAPTDVMKKESSFGDAMTKHRRMMEAETNADKRSKWAQKIDLWNKALSEVVDLKGMVANGRLEVELIDEIVNEIFRRLHISSRMPLPHLIGMENSVKFVTSWLKDASLHTTNILTLFGFGGIGKTSLAKYVYVLHSHEFATSGFIEDITRRCDEKSNGMFDVQKQLYDDISKPISVEVHDNSLYTSMIANVLAKKKMFLVLDDISTLTQLDSLLRSEGFHAGTKILITTKDSWLTKSCALFKTNIKPKHAMYKLKGLSEIDSQKLLCFHAFMCNDPKEGYEEMSKELVKYCEGHPMALEVLGKCLHNRDLIYWKGYIKGLKKENGPPISNVLRMSFDSLLFKNDKDLFKHIACFFVGMDKDVTKTILEACDIDTRSGFTNLIDKCLLSLRWNNELMNIELIMHQLVQEMGRFLARKEALDNPWEQSRLWCHEESLKMLKEKKGIENVLGLALDMRMHEKETLNGSSALKTNVLSKMDRLMLLQLNYVQITGSYKNFPKELRWLCMHGFPLKSIPSDLPMENLVALDMSYSNIESFGICYSYPQRLHKRLKQLIGSCSKEKRLLGSLKILNLSFCEQLHTLGGFSHFPKLERLILRGCIGLLEVCESIDQCVELVLIDMSYCNKLEKLLRSIGLLKKVKTLLLKGCSLGESQIKIRDTNSMIQLKSSIGTNTKTSSSVVLEAIPSDLKFFTIPLPRSLVRLSLADNNLSTESFPVDFSCLVMLKELYLDYNPIVSLPSCVRSLPMIEILSMVNCNMLMSVEHPPHTLRFMQLYNDSNKPMLRKVVFDPEMSHFELVINRNLLASSSFEINGLVKIQSMEGVEETVLRALGWTKLDFLIGRRLGTYFDGRREESEIQVCSSQLYVSVNIYAYIIIVVINEGGCIWQMFYEFGIFSTIYGGEEMPNWITEKSMGPSISFTIPSSPNNLKGLNFCCVLTCGSIEDEFLGVPVIITSNITQNRTWIYEHYIDRLFNVGVKSLTLLSHWMFGINEMECGDKVTIAVTWNPLLFANEVTKECGVSFVYDDGDTDGEDALSYYKSWNHIIGGDLTGFQVTTGEYILNRSRMPLPYIDKNLLKYDNCMEKAP